GTCCGGTCAGCTCCTTGACTGGAAGCGCATCCATGTCCGCTCGCAGGAGCACAGTCTTGCCCTCGCCATTTCGAAACACACCCGCGAGACCGTAGCCTCCGATATTGGTGTGAAGCTCATAAACTTTCAGCTGGGCCAGATGCACTGCGAGCTTTTCCGATGTAGATCTCTCCTGCCGAGACAGTTCGGGATGTGCATGGAAATACTTGTAAAGGTTCTCGTAGGGAGCCAAGTCCAATGACGCTGTCTTGAGAAGATCTGATAAGCTTGACCGTGCCATCTTGTAGTGAATGGCAACGTGCGGTAGACGTGGAAGGATGGATGTCAAGGCAAGGGAGGGGGAGTCAATGGAGTTTCCTGTAATGTAAAGTATTATACGCACGCCTTAACCACATACGGATTAGAGTGTTTCGGATACGAGCCGGGAAGAAAGTATACTATGGAATGGAGAAGGAGCAGATATAACTGGTATATTCACGCGTCAACGTCCATCTTCCAGAGACAGTAATATACCCTGCTGCCAGAGCAAAAAGTATGTATATGAAGAGAATTCTATATATCAAAGCAAAACCCGAGGGCATCACCATTAAACGAGAGTAGGAAAAAACGAGGGTATATGATGCAGAACAGAAGTCATCAAAGAAGAATAAAGAAGGAAATCAATACCAAATACTCCTCGTCCGATGATGAGGAATCGTCTCCCTCCCATCCTTCTCAACCTCCTTCATAGTATCATATAAGAAGAAATCAATCAGAATCGCATTAATTCCGGAAACTTGCGGCTCATGCACACTCTTCTTGTATTTCGAGTGTTTCTGGGTTGTGCATTTCCGGGCATCTTCGAGGGCGTTTGCTTCTTCGCTCGAAGGTGGTGGGTGTAGTTTGACGGATTTTACTTCTGGGTGTCGTTTCTCGATTTCGCGCTTGATGAGCTCCACGCACCAGATGCTGACGCCGCGGAGTTCGATTTCCCAGTTTGAGCCGCTGGGGATGGGCTTGAGGTCTCGGATGTGGCTTTCCAATGAGGGTGAGTACATTAGACAGCCGAATTGGTAGAGGATTTGGGGGATGCGGTAGTCTGGTATCGTTagctgctggttccatacaAGTTGAGGAATGTCACTTACCCGCAAACATAGTGACCTTCTCAATGTCCTGGAACGCCCCGTAGCTCTCGCCGTTAAAGCAAGCCCAAAGGTCCGCGACAAGAATCTGAGCTCGTTTGTACAACCGGACCCTCCGGCCGTGGAAGGTTGTTTCGTCCCGGAAGCAAGGGAAGCTCTCTGTCAGTAAATTCACCAGCGACGCTGCCGAATAGTGTGCGCTGTAGATGCAATTCGTAAAGCTGCCGTCGAAATCCTTACACAGCACCCGTCCGGCCTCGCGCAAGCACTGAATCCGTTCCGGGAGCAAAGGAATCTGCTCCTCCGTCGCAGACCGGAACACACGCTTGATCACATCATCCGTACACACGCCCTCGTTTACCCAATATTCCGGATCCGTGATAGGAATCCCCTCATCCAACGCCCTCTGCAGCGCCGCAACCAAGCTCCAATATCCCGTCCACTTCCTCCCGCGGTACTCAATCGCAAACCGCTTCCTCTCGTCGCGCTCGTCCGACCAGAAGCTAAAGTTCAATAGGTCCATTGTGAAAATAAAATCGACCGTGTTCTCGTCCTTAGTCTTGGGGTGCAGCTCATGCTCTGACCAGGTGTGCGTCGAGTACTCTTTCTTCTGCATCGTGCGCCAGATGGTCTCCGCGACATCTTTAGTCTTGCCCGCATTCAGAGCGACGTCAATGGCGTTGTCGTAAACGTATTCAGCGTTCTCGAGGACCTTTGTTTCCGCCGCGCGAGGGTTGGCTGCTCCTCCGCCGAGGCCGAGCGATTTGCGAAGGAGAGCTAGGAGCTCGGGATCTGCTTCGTCGTCCGACATGGTGCGTCTTCTCATCGGCTGGCGTGGATTATATGGGGATAATCTGCTGGGGCGCCTTAAAGAGCGCACAATCAGGAATTGAAAGGGCGTTGTAATGGGTGTGAAAAGGAGGGAGAAAAAGTTCGGCCTTCTCCACGGCGAGCGATCGAGAGGCttacattttttttttaattaATGTCCACAGATTCCCCGCGAGGAGCTATTCTTGTGTATAAAGAgtgaaaagaagagaagcgACACATCAAACAAGGAAAATGGGGCATCTTGAAAcagttcttttttttttctttttttgttaTTGTTTAACGTTAACTAGAAAAGCCTGCGACAGTGTTTTACTAAGCAGAGACAGGTCGACCAGGTGGGAGAATTGACttattaaaaaaaaaaaaagatacgGAGGTATAGAGTCTAGATTATTGAGCAGAAGAGAATGATAATGATAGAAATGGTCTGTGAGTATCACGGATATAGTCTGagcatggacatggacatggaTACGAGACATGGGGTGGCTATAGCTCAGCTCTTATACCCCGTCCAGACCTAATGCGAATAATATCGAAGATACGGAAAGAATGCCGACGCTGTCAATGCTGTCGCTCATTTCCATATCCTCATATCCTCATATCTCGCCTAGAAAGACATGCCAGTAGCGCAAACGGGATCCATACATTCGTACGGCAGGCCAACGGCTCCTTTCAATCGTCATTGTCTCCTGAAACACCAGAGCTCTGGGCACATATTGCGACGTCTGGCTAGAGAAGAAGGGTTAGCCGACGTAGGTGCATGGAtctttgtcttttttatAGACCCGGACTGTAGGGCGTTTCATTGCTGTGTCTTTATTGTACTCCAAACTGCGTCTATTCTGTAGAAGATGTGCGTTTGCTGGCAAAGGTCCTAGGGAAGGATCCTTAAGAAGCCGGATATTCGTTTGCATAGACAATAACTAAATGATTCCTTGGCTATGTTGCTGTATAGCTGTCTGGATATTCACAGGGATGGTTAGACCTAGTCCGGTGTCAGTTGGCAGTTCTCAGCCAGGAATGGCAGGCTTACTTGCTTACTCCTGTATCCCTTATTCAAAATTCCAATAAGCCCATTAATGGTGGACAGTTGTGTGGTCAGTGACTTGGTAGAAGCTGTGTCGGAGCTCTCGCCTATCTCCGGATTTCCCAgagctcttcttcctcttccctcttccaCTTCCTCTCACCAACTCGTCGTTCTTTAcctcctctctccttcgCCATATTCTTAAACCTCTCTACAacctctctttttcttgccaAGTGATGGTTTTTTCGTTTTTCTGAGGATCGCCGTTTGCAACCATGACGCGAGATACTTATCTCAAGCGCTCTGTCGGAACTCTCGCCAGGCGCATTAAAGAGGTAGCTCCCTAGCTATGAACTTTTCTACCACTGTCTTCACATATTTTACTTTACGCGATCACATTGCTAAACATCTCCTGTCTGATCTACAGTCGCGTGTGCTGCTCGTGGGCGCTGGCGGCATCGGCTGCGAGCTGCTCAAGAACCTCCTCCTGTCCGGGTTTGGCGAAATCCACATCATCGATCTCGATACAATCGACCTGAGCAATTTGAATCGCCAGTTTCTCTTCCGCTTCGAACACATCAAGAAGCCCAAGGCACTGGTGCGTCTCCGTCGCCCTCCATCCCCGTCGACCCCTCCCTACCCGCTCCGACTTCTCCCCCTAGCGACCGTATAATCTTCCCTTGTCTGACGAATCGCTGCTTGCTGTATAGGTCGCGAAGGAAGTGGCACACAAGTTTCAGCCGCGCGCGAAGCTGGAAGCGTACCATGCCAACATTAAGGACAGCCAGTTCAATGTTGACTGGTTTGGAAGCTTTGATGTGGTGTTTAATGCTCTGGATAACCTCGATGCACGGCGCTATGTGAACCGGATGTGTCTGGCGGCTGATGTGCCCCTGATTGAGAGCGGAACTACGGGATTCAATGGTCAGGTGCAGGTCATCAAGAAGGTGGGCATCATGCGATGCGACACGATGCGTGGGGCTTTGTGCGGTTTGGCTGATAATTCACAGGGCCAAACTGAATGTTACGATTGTAATTCCAAGGAAGTTCCGAAGTCGTTCCCCGTCTGTACCATCCGGAGTACACCTAGCCAACCGATTCACTGCATCGTTTGGGCGAAAAGCTACCTTTTTCCGTATGTGCTCTACTTCACGTCAGCGCAGTCAATACATTCTAATCCTTCTTAGTGAACTCTTCGGAAGGAGCGAGGATGAGACAGAGGAGCTTGACAGTTCCGAAGATGCTGAGAACGGTAGGTAACTCCCGCCTCGAAAGCAGGTCGACTTACTGACAACGAATAGCGGAGGAAATTGCGAACTTGCGCAGAGAAGCACAGGCCTTGAAGGAGATTCGTCAGTCCATGGGTTCTGATGAATTTCCTCGCAAGGTATTTGAGAAGGTGTTCAAGGAGGATATTGAAAGGTTGAGAGGGATGGAGGATATGTGGAAGACTCGCAAGCCACCAGAGTCCCTTGATTTCGACAAGCTGGAGGCGGAGTCTTCATCGATCGAAGCTATCATTTCTAACAATGACCAGAAAGTGTGGTCGTTGGCGGAAGACTTCGTCGTTTTCAAAGACAGCTTGGATCGCTTGAGCAAGAGACTGAAGTCGCTTCAGGAGACAGCCGTGGGCGACAGTAATCCCATTCTAGACTTTGATAAGGACGACGTTGATACCTTGGACTTTGTTGCGGCTACTGCCAACCTGCGAGCTGCGATTTTTGGAATCGACCCTAAGTCCAAGTTCGACACAAAGCGTGAGTTCGATCGTAAGAGCTGGGTTTACTGGAACATACTGACTTGAAAAACAGAAATGGCCGGTAACATTATTCCTGCTATCGCCACTACCAACGCTATGACTGCCGGTCTTTGCGTTCTACAGGCTATGAAGGTTTTGAAAGATGACTATGCTAATGCTAAAATGGTCTTCCTGGAACGCTCCGGTGCTCGTGCCATCAATTCTGATTCACTGAAGccacccaaccccaactgCCCAGTGTGCTCGGTCGCAATGGGACGCATCACAATGGATCCCAAACGCGCCACGCTCAGCAACTTGGTTGAAGATGTGCTCCGCTCCCAACTCGGGTACGGCGAGGAATTTTCTATCAGCAATGAACTGGGCACTATCTATGATCCTGATTTGGAAGACAACCTACCGAAGAAATTGCTGGACCTGGGTGTAAAAGACGAAAGTTTCTTGACTGtcgttgatgaagatgatgaaccGCGCGTGAATCTCGAGTTGATCGTGAAGGCTCCGGAAGAGTAAGTAGCCGCATTTTTACGTACGTCTAAGCAACTGACTAACGATACATGAGTAGGTCTCCGCTGTCGAACGAAGAGAAACCAATCTCTCTGGAGAAAGCAGTCGACATCCCCCGCAAGCCTAAAGCCCCAACGCCAGCACCTCCTACCTTCCCCGAAACCGTCAGCGACACCACCGGCGTGAAGCGCAAGCTTGAGGAGACAGAAATCGGCCAAGAAGATTTACATGTCAAACGGATTCATACGAACAATGCCGCTAATGGAGACGACGGCACTCAGCCTATCGTCTTGGATGAGGCGGATGGTGGTGCTATCTTGATTGATGATTGAATGATTTACGTTGGGGTTGATATTGGGTAGCCATTGCTTTATCAGTTTTATTCTCTGTAACATATAGCTGAATTGTAAAACAGAATGGATTAGTTATCTTAGttctattcttcttcttccgagACGAACTTGACGACGGACCATGACGTTCCAGCTGTTGCCTAACATCGTATGATTCatatctttttcttttccttctacTCCAAGTAGTCATTATATTTGAGAAGACCTGTTTCTCCTTTTATTAATGATGAACCGCCCCCCCCGGCGCTTTGAAAGCTCTTATTCTGGCACTGCTCTGGGTACCGAAGAGTCTTGCGAGAACTTCAATGTACCATGCAAGAGACGTCAAGAATTGCTACATGATCTCAGCAAAGCGCTTGGGACTAATGAGGTCCCAGCTCCATTCTGGGCATGTGTCCAGGTGTGTGAGCTGGATCAGCTTGAGGTTATAGTCAACAATGCTCGCCATGCCTCTTTTTTTTGTCACGTCTTTTGCAGTCACCAGATCCCGTTATTGTGGCTacaagaagaacaggaaACCGATGGTGGCCCCTCAACAGACAGCAGATTATCTACGTCGGACCCATGTCCTGCTGAGGAGGACGATGAACGTGATGGCAGTCACTATGTTTTCAAAAGACTAGCACCAACCCACGTTGCGCACATATATCCTATTTCCTCATAGGACAAGACCAACGTGCTATGAAATTCTGGGATCTGCTGTCAATCTTTTGGCCCACTGGAGAGCTACGGCATGGAAAGAGCTGCTATTCCAGGACCCGGTAAATCCCGGAAAAGCCATAGATGCATGTGAACATCGCCTGAATATATCCCCTGAGATGTACAAGATGTGGCGGATGGGTGCATTTGCTATTCGGCCACTGGAATACAACGCTACCATAACTGAACTTGAGATGGAGTGGTATTGGCAACCAAAACAGGAGCACAGCGCCTATGATTCTGTGCCTTTGACAATGCTCCCATTATAATCTATGGCCTTGATTCAGCAAATAGCAGCTCTGATCCTCCAATGGATTTGGTAATAAAGCTTGTACCAGGAGTGTAGTATGATGTGAGAAGTAGGAACAAATCCAACAGGGAATTGGCAGCTTGTCAGGTGAGAAGACAGGGTGAATTTTCATTGCCTCGGGCAGCTCCAATCGATATGAGTTGCCTACTTTCTCGAAAATCAGGAAGGGTCTGGCCATTTCGCTGTTGAGCTTCTTATTGCGTCTATCCGTATGATAATGGCGAAGTAATAGCCATACCTTGTCGCCCACATCAAAGTCAACAGGACGACGTCGTCGGTCTGCTTGTTTCTTCTGGTCCTGGACTCGCCTGATACAGTCACCTATCATCGTCCATATTCCCTCCACCTGTTTGACGGAATCCTGAGCTCGTTGTCGACTAATCTTCTCATCCTGGGGAAGGTTTTCTTCAATTGGCTTCCAGTCAAACAAAGTTCGAGGCTCATATCGACAGCCAATGAGGAATGGAGAGGCATCAGTAGACTTTGAAGGCAATGCAGCCGCAGCAAAATCAATCAAGGGCAGCAGCTCAGACCAGTTGTCCTGATAATGATTGACAAAAGGTCTCAAACGGTtgacaatatgctgattACTGAGTTCTGTCTGTCCATCAGTCTGAGCATTGTATGCCTGTAGGCAACTTCAGTCTCACTCCAAGGATCTGGCAGAACTCGTTCCAGAATGCTGACACGAATTGGGGTCCACGATCTGATACGATAGTTGATGGAGGCCCCCTATGATGGTAAATATGCTCAATGAACATGCGTGCGACATCTTCAGAGAtggcagtcttcttgcaGGCAATGCTGATGGGTCCCTTGCTGAATCGATCCACTATCACTAGTGCAGCGTCGTGTCCTTCTCTACCAAAGTACGCTTCGACAACATtgttgaggaagatgagatagaTGACAACTGACAAGGCAAAAGACCTAGTTCTCATGACTGAGACTCAGCCTACAGTGCTGATTGGAGAGGATAGCACTGCTTCAAAAGAGACGAAATAGTGTTTTATCTGAAGGGTCTGCGAGTGAAGATGAATCGCTCCTCCCAAAGGTGCCTGCAAGGCCTCTTTGGTCTCTTTTGAGGCCAAAGAGATTTGACGATTTTGAATATAGCGCTGCTTTATTTATGGAATTATCTCGGTAATTAAAGTTAATTTGAACTTCATTTCTGCGGAAATCAGTTTATTAAAGAAAATATTATTATATGAATCTACAAATAAGGATTCACCTGAGCTTTGGTAATATTCAGGGCTACTGGACATGAGATTACTAGCTTGATTACTTGAAAAACCACTACCGTTGCATAAATTATGCAAGTCACGGAAATTAACTACTAGTTATAATTAGTAAAAAGTTGGGTATTTGGGTAAAttcttgggtatacccaaggaCAATATCCAGGCCTACTCAGGGCTACTCAGTGAGCTAAAAGCAGCGAGGGGTGAGCACCAAAACGGAAAGCAAGCCTTCAATGTGTCGAGAAAATCAAATACATATGCAGTAATGAAAGTATACATATCTAGCATTCTGGACGCTTGTTTTCAATATGTTAAAAAACGTCTGAGACAATTTCTTCAcgcagtactctgtacatactGTTGCGCATTTATACAGTTCCCATCTCACGAATGAAGTGGCAATTGCAAAGTACTCTGAATTGGACATGGTTTAGTAACTATAGCATAACAGGCATGTACGTAATTCTGTCTATTTACATGGGGAAGGACTTGTCTCAACGACATACAGCCATGGCCTGGGATGGTATCTGTTCAGCCACGGTCGCCTGATCCTGTAAACTATCTGTACTTGGACGTCGACGTTGGCGTAACGAAGGGAATCCATCAATACGATGGTATTTTCAGCCGCCATAGCGCTAAAAGTGGCCGTGCGCCCTTGCGGTTGGATTCGCTTCTTTCTCGAACCCGCGGTCAACCTGTCCTAGCATCATGCCATATTATATCCCGATGGCTTCGCGCTTTTAACGTAAACCCAGTCTCCAGAGCGGCTCACCCAGCAAACGGATTCGCATGAATCGTAACCCTATTGATCCGCAGAGcctcattttcatcctcTTGTTCCTCCTTCGGCTGCACAACCCTCCCTTTTTTGTCAATCTTCACATTAGCGCCCTCCAACCTCGCCAACACATCACCGCCCTCATCCTGCGCCGTCAGATTCAACACTTTACCAAACACCGTACTTGCCCCGTCCAAATGTGGCGCAGGCGCAAGTGTGATGAAGAATTGACTCCCGTTAATCGTCGTCCCAGTCGCACCCTGGAACCCCGGCGCTGTCCGGTCTTTTACGGGCCGAGATGCCATAGAAAGCATTCCGCGGGTATGGTGTCGGAGGGCGGGGAGGCTGATCTCCTGGTTCAGCGCGGAGGGGTGGAAGATCGAGGTACCTGACTTAGGGACTTCGAAGGGGAGGACGGGTCGGGCGGAGGTTTCAGGGGAGGAGCCTGCTGCGTCGCCGAGGGAGATGTCGCCGCCTTGGATCATGAAGCCGGGGATTAAGCGGTGGAAGGGGGTGTTGTTGTACGCGCCGGTTGCGCAGAGGGCGAGAAAGTTCTGATTGGTATGTTAGCATTTGATTTCCTCGATTGGTCGGGTATGCGTACTTGTGCGGTTTGGGGAACGGCTTCGCAGAAGAGCTCGACCTTAAGATCGCCGTGGGTGGTATGGAGCTGTTGTCGTTAGTGTTTGTGTCGCGCGAATAGACTCAGGTGCAACTCACTGTGACCGACATTGCTGCGATGTATATTTATTTTGAAAAGCTGCAAGTATCGAGACGGAATGAAGCTATGAAATCAATCCTAGTCTTCAGGTTGGCCGGACTTAATGTCGGACGCGGCAGAATCCCAGTCACGCCCAAGGCGGTGAGGTGGTTTGTTCCCATCACCTTCCATATGCGGAATCGGGGAGCTAGGGCTTGGTATATTCAGAAATTAGAAGCTAATGCCTCATTTTATCTTGGAAATATTGCACTTAACTACATTTGTCAGGAATTCCCTCTAAGAGAAACACGGTATCACATCTTTCTATCTCTCATTATAGTGACAGCTTCCGTAACGCCCACTATCGTATGAGTATCCTGCAATTCCGTGTCATCAAGACAAATGTCATACACAAGTTTAAGCCTAGCAATTCTGTGAAGCTATCCAACACCATGGATAACAGGGTCCGTAATCCCACCCCCCTCCTAATGATCTCCCTTAGAATATCCACAGGAAAGACCCTATCCGAACACTGCATACAGCCCTAAGGATGCTACAAAACCAAGAACAGAACCGGAACAAACTTCTTGGCTTCGTTCATTGCTTTTAATTAGAAAGAACAGGCAAGATTCAAACCTCCCATTTACCAGCTATGGATATCGCTATGGTCATCCTGCAACATGACCATACCATCTCAATCACCTCAAGCCATAACAATTGGAAATTCTTGCATCGTCACCTCAGCAAAGTACCAGACACCACTGCGCCTTCGCGACAACCAGATGAATCTAAAATTCCATTTTCCCTGGTAACCCAAAATGAAAATCAAGACGGGAGAGCGGCGGGATGAGAGACTATGATGTTGGTCAACATACCAGCGTCCGcatgctatcaactcttatTTGGGCTCAatcctcatcgtcaccaCTGATATCTATGTTATAATCTGCACCAGCTGCGCTCGTGGCTGCCAATCTCTGGAGATGAAATTGAAGATCGAGGATTTTGATGCTGGGAAGAGGGTGGGTCTTCGGGTTCTCGGTTCTGACTATGAACTGATCCCCCGCTTTTATTGGCTTGTATCTGCCAGAGATACCGAAGTAGATACTGGAGTATGCATCTTGCATGTTCACTGTAGACTCGAGGTCAGCTGACGGGCCGGGATCTTTGTGATAGGAACAGAGTCGCGCAATCGATGTCATTGGCGCACCATCCAGTGGAATCCAAGCTCGGCCCTCCACTTTTCGAGTTTCTCCGGGCGGCAGAAGAACTTAAGTAGGTCCCAGAACACTTTGGCACGTTGCTCTGCTCCGGCCTTAGGTTCACCATGAAGTTGCGATAGATATGGCACGCCTCCATTGGGATGCTGTCTCTAAAAGGGCACGCGAATTCTCGCTCGTGCGCAATGTCAACAGCATTCTCTTTCCAAGGCCGTACTTTCTTCCCGGTACCATCGTCATACCAATAATTCTTCGGTTCCTGGAGCTAAAGCAATGCGAAATCCTCGCACGTGTACTTGGCCACAGTCCACAAAAAAGTCCGGTGCTGCTTCTGCCTTCTTGACGAGCCCCTCAAGCATGTCTAGATCACAGATATGGAGAGAAGTCCATAAGGGGCACCGAGATATCCTCTGTTTTTAGAGCCACGCCCAACTGCGCGATAAGATCTTGGCGCCGCTTGAACGGTTCACAGAAGATTTCTCTGGACAGATCTGCTGGGTCGGGTAC
The sequence above is a segment of the Aspergillus chevalieri M1 DNA, chromosome 6, nearly complete sequence genome. Coding sequences within it:
- the cyp5 gene encoding putative peptidyl-prolyl cis-trans isomerase (COG:O;~EggNog:ENOG410PN0B;~InterPro:IPR029000,IPR020892,IPR002130;~PFAM:PF00160;~go_function: GO:0003755 - peptidyl-prolyl cis-trans isomerase activity [Evidence IEA];~go_process: GO:0000413 - protein peptidyl-prolyl isomerization [Evidence IEA];~go_process: GO:0006457 - protein folding [Evidence IEA]), with the translated sequence MSVTLHTTHGDLKVELFCEAVPQTAQNFLALCATGAYNNTPFHRLIPGFMIQGGDISLGDAAGSSPETSARPVLPFEVPKSGTSIFHPSALNQEISLPALRHHTRGMLSMASRPVKDRTAPGFQGATGTTINGSQFFITLAPAPHLDGASTVFGKVLNLTAQDEGGDVLARLEGANVKIDKKGRVVQPKEEQEDENEALRINRVTIHANPFAG
- a CDS encoding queuosine 5'-phosphate N-glycosylase/hydrolase (COG:H;~EggNog:ENOG410PIF4;~InterPro:IPR019438;~PFAM:PF10343), coding for MRRRTMSDDEADPELLALLRKSLGLGGGAANPRAAETKVLENAEYVYDNAIDVALNAGKTKDVAETIWRTMQKKEYSTHTWSEHELHPKTKDENTVDFIFTMDLLNFSFWSDERDERKRFAIEYRGRKWTGYWSLVAALQRALDEGIPITDPEYWVNEGVCTDDVIKRVFRSATEEQIPLLPERIQCLREAGRVLCKDFDGSFTNCIYSAHYSAASLVNLLTESFPCFRDETTFHGRRVRLYKRAQILVADLWACFNGESYGAFQDIEKVTMFADYRIPQILYQFGCLMYSPSLESHIRDLKPIPSGSNWEIELRGVSIWCVELIKREIEKRHPEVKSVKLHPPPSSEEANALEDARKCTTQKHSKYKKSVHEPQVSGINAILIDFFLYDTMKEVEKDGRETIPHHRTRSIWY
- the UBA2 gene encoding E1 ubiquitin-activating protein ubaB (COG:O;~EggNog:ENOG410PFVA;~InterPro:IPR019572,IPR035985,IPR000594,IPR028077, IPR030661,IPR033127,IPR023318;~PFAM:PF14732,PF00899;~go_function: GO:0008641 - ubiquitin-like modifier activating enzyme activity [Evidence IEA];~go_function: GO:0019948 - SUMO activating enzyme activity [Evidence IEA];~go_process: GO:0016925 - protein sumoylation [Evidence IEA]) → MTRDTYLKRSVGTLARRIKESRVLLVGAGGIGCELLKNLLLSGFGEIHIIDLDTIDLSNLNRQFLFRFEHIKKPKALVAKEVAHKFQPRAKLEAYHANIKDSQFNVDWFGSFDVVFNALDNLDARRYVNRMCLAADVPLIESGTTGFNGQVQVIKKGQTECYDCNSKEVPKSFPVCTIRSTPSQPIHCIVWAKSYLFPELFGRSEDETEELDSSEDAENAEEIANLRREAQALKEIRQSMGSDEFPRKVFEKVFKEDIERLRGMEDMWKTRKPPESLDFDKLEAESSSIEAIISNNDQKVWSLAEDFVVFKDSLDRLSKRLKSLQETAVGDSNPILDFDKDDVDTLDFVAATANLRAAIFGIDPKSKFDTKQMAGNIIPAIATTNAMTAGLCVLQAMKVLKDDYANAKMVFLERSGARAINSDSLKPPNPNCPVCSVAMGRITMDPKRATLSNLVEDVLRSQLGYGEEFSISNELGTIYDPDLEDNLPKKLLDLGVKDESFLTVVDEDDEPRVNLELIVKAPEESPLSNEEKPISLEKAVDIPRKPKAPTPAPPTFPETVSDTTGVKRKLEETEIGQEDLHVKRIHTNNAANGDDGTQPIVLDEADGGAILIDD